From Nymphalis io chromosome 10, ilAglIoxx1.1, whole genome shotgun sequence, a single genomic window includes:
- the LOC126771258 gene encoding transmembrane protein 62-like, with product MYFSKAAISLVCVLLIVSVFMANLLNIIAIDNFYTDNNNVGENYTKYLGKRYGQMTDSTKNILWFLQISDIHISIFRDPARIAHFQQFTDLTVKSIKPLVVLATGDLTDAKAKDNLGSSQVKKEWVYYHDIIKESGVTEYTTWLDIRGNHDNFNIRTINSQENYFRNYSIQGMSHSKSYVHIVEHNGVNIAFLGMDACPDPGLRRPFNFIGILDVQEQQSLEKLKIEADQKADHIVWFGHYPTSCILSLEKDSQRMSVRELIGSAGGSQVYVCGHLHSMGGLVKQMYTKHKKGYLELELGDWKDNRIFRLAAIDHGLFSFIDQKHNSWPIILVTNPKHARYVLPGREPLQLIPESTHIRILAFSDVKIEGVKISFDEISWMKCKETDGPLYVCRWLPYMFANGLHTLYVEAVDEMGKNSTLEHPFSLDGTVMPFGITSRLMLMLDAGAVFQAIFGTLLLINVLPLVMLRLQKRPPKYLRRYGQQILRSLWLLSKIDRIFYPIVLYAIYLPLGPWVIGELIDGYIGTIFAWGILIKGTYLPEPFTYTYGSVQLLFVQLPLIFVLAHCLNTRLFAQHLRGYKRLIKNMPFIFLLSIQLLLAYFFWLEYGTISFLFGPLRTWSVVLSTLLWYKTLTLPSEYCRYLIKLNDLPS from the exons ATGTACTTTTCCAAAGCAGCTATATCACTTGTTTGTGTTCTCTTAATTGTGTCTGTATTCATggctaatttattaaatataattgcgaTAGACAATTTTTATACAGACAATAATAACGTAGGTGAGAATTATACAAAGTATCTAGGCAAAAGATATGGACAAATGACTGATTccaccaaaaatattttgtggttTTTGCAG atATCCGACATACACATCAGTATATTCCGTGATCCAGCCAGAATTGCTCATTTTCAACAATTTACTGATTTAACTGTTAAATCTATAAAGCCCCTTGTTGTGTTAGCAACTGGAGATCTCACAGATGCAAAAGCTAAAGACAATTTGGGTAGTTCTCAAGTGAAAAAGGAATGGGTGTACTATCATGATATAATAAAGGAGTCTGGGGTTACTGAATATACAACATGGCTTGATATTAGGGGAAATCATg ATAACTTCAATATCAGGACGATTAACTCGCAGGAGAATTATTTTAGAAACTATTCTATACAAGGAATGAGTCATTCTAAATCATATGTTCATATTGTAGAGCATAATGGAGTAAATATAGCATTTCTAGGAATGGATGCATGTCCTGATCCAGGATTAAGACGACCCTTCAATTTCATTGGTATCTTAGATGTTCAAGAACAACAGAGTTTGGAAAAATTAAAGATTGAAGCAGACCAAAAAGCTGATCATATAGTTTGGTTTGGTCACTATCCTACATCATGCATATTATCCTTAGAAAAGGATTCCCAAAGAATGAGTGTGAGAGAACTTATTGGTAGTGCTGGTGGCTCACAAGTGTATGTTTGTGGTCACTTGCATTCCATGGGGGGATTAGTTAAACAAATGTATACAAAGCACAAGAAAGGTTATTTAGAACTTGAATTGGGTGATTGGAAAGACAATAGAATATTTCGTTTAGCTGCAATTGATCATGGATTGTTTTCATTCATTGACCAGAAGCATAACTCTTGGCCTATTATACTAGTAACAAATCCAAAACATGCTCGATATGTTTTACCGGGACGTGAACCTCTTCAGTTGATACCGGAATCAACCCATATAAGAATATTAGCATTTAGTGATGTCAAAATCGAAGGTgtaaaaatttcatttgatGAAATAAGTTGGATGAAATGTAAAGAGACTGATGGTCCATTATATGTTTGTCGTTGGTTGCCATATATGTTTGCAAATGGATTGCATACACTGTATGTTGAAGCAGTTGATGAAATGGGTAAAAATAGTACATTAGAACATCCATTTTCTTTGGATGGTACTGTAATGCCATTTGGAATAACATCAAGATTGATGTTAATGTTAGATGCTGGTGCAGtg TTTCAGGCCATATTTGGAACATTACTCTTAATAAATGTACTACCATTAGTGATGCTAAGGCTACAAAAACGACCGCCAAAATATTTGAGAAGATATGGTCAGCAAATATTGCGGAGTCTTTGGTTATTAAGCAAAATTGACAGAATATTTTACCCTATTGTTTTATATgctatttatttacctttaggGCCTTGGGTAATTGGAGAACTTATAGATGGATATATCGGAACTATATTTGCATGgggaatattaataaaaggaaCATATCTACCGGAACCATTTACCTATACATATGGGAGTGTACAATTGCTGTTTGTGCAGCTACCTCTTATTTTTGTTCTAGCTCATTGCTTGAATACTAGATTGTTTGCCCAACATTTAAGAGGATATAAGCGCCTCATAAAGAATATGCCATTCATTTTTCTGTTATCAATTCAGCTATtattagcatattttttttgGCTAGAATATGgcacaatttcatttttatttggtCCCTTAAGAACTTGGAGTGTCGTTTTAAGCACTTTGTTATGGTACAAAACTTTAACGCTACCGTCTGAATATTGCag GTATTTGATTAAGTTAAATGATTTGCCGTCATAA
- the LOC126771225 gene encoding protein expanded: MRALCSVRGPLGGETRALGAGARLLSLRMPGQPQPLHFVVEAKARVKELKALAQAHSQFQGMADIELFGLAVMQNGEYLFVDLESKLSKYAPKSWRSSHTHGLDGNGKPLLELHLLVQFHVESPLLLHDEIGRHLYFLQLLENIRLRDALPAEILLLLIGLALQAKYGDENLYEDKEYFKVEDFTPPSLTGDWVASAIRACHREHRGLSQNDAEVRFIREVCLLPDTINSHRYRLKQSKSELEPGTVWLLVTAKGIKILPDNGSISSFIWSSIGKLSFDRKKFEIRTEDGKFTLYSSSEEKCKYLFALCKETHQFSMKISPKLNDVLRKEENERKNCYAYLKSFNFQYCQNKNEQRISLISSTSSNTTSGIVSDRVQSEDELEIMIDSPPAPSTESLALAHLLDYSNSYFIRHIPQEVRTVNKMSSPLQSSKTKIKKNKDDNEIVTKRDISLDIGNCSTNYRIESGDSEKLTDSPTSSKIKCTGSQCSSSCSTVIMARGGLTTLSRASNASSLELGYSHTAQNSMISDNSAAEIDGEYPQDTASALYDGLGQPITLAASSETSGVYTMGSSELTAPSKMYTLSKGTRTEYSGSHYDSYKISSKENDFADIDSVSSILKNKSQRINQSPKDLRLNVTLGNTDCVDGVTQYSKEHEDKENLFRERTNSNVSTMSFHGDGSDPTDNKHDLLSASELSDLIVGRGVYPKNQSVSDTFDSVSDYVKLPLPFSGDSYLQGHEDTAPSDDNYPNDSFFDRPPTPPTRIDSRIGLNLSLPNILDLNENEPILPKCLTKPPPPYEYKHLTLAPHSNTPLKPPPAYPGATISNSVMQPGQKEEVAARVVTSKPMITILKAEAGEVNVSGERTFASPMVVEHRFQKSKRHQASSRRAERSKLAQGLSNNLSPTREVIPHVDSNVLVAMMKLPPPPPPPRRPRLPPPPPVARLPPPPPPHNQVFHQQLYSDVDYVYYPLQDPSISQQNYLDHKLTESRLSNMHKNSLQYRSTPYLSISLSASSTYGSIQNLSDSYIQIPSTRTSWQSVTGRTSFSNHSVNLERPPIPTCVAEPTFARTKSHDNILHIKDPPQIKTRRIPPPPPPPPYEHKKKIPCYLKESKTLNGNILNNNSSVTKVKTSNCDLDIKTLREKSKNLDLPLIAALCNDRSLLKQTKAFGATKLTKHSGSDCESDRKSAKCSQNTTDNIDLKNRPELNTRKVMTGSQKKILGRNPTDKLPALPGSETHTPRALSNTYVMHPSTVKLKKSQPSS; the protein is encoded by the exons ATGCGCGCTCTGTGTTCGGTTCGCGGGCCGTTGGGTGGGGAGACGCGTGCGCTCGGCGCGGGCGCACGCCTCCTGTCCCTACGTATGCCCGGCCAGCCTCAGCCTTTACACTTCGTCGTGGAAGCCAAAGCGAGGGTCAAAGAATTAAAAGCTTTGGCACAAGCGCATTCACAATTTCAAGGCATGGCCGATATCGAGCTATTCGGCTTAGCAGTTATgcaaa ATGGAGAATACTTGTTCGTTGATTTAGAAAGTAAACTTTCAAAATACGCTCCAAAGAGCTGGAGGTCTTCTCATACACAC ggTTTAGATGGCAATGGCAAACCACTATTGGAGCTTCACCTGCTTGTTCAATTTCACGTCGAAAGTCCCTTACTCCTACACGATGAAATCGGACGCCATTTATACTTTCTACAACTACTTGAAAATATCCGTTTAAGAGACGCATTACCCGCCgaaatacttttacttttaatcgGTTTAGCACTGCAAGCTAAGTATGGCGATGAAAATCTTTATGAAgacaaagaatattttaaggTTGAAGATTTTACTCCGCCATCATTAACTGGTGATTGGGTAGCATCAGCTATACGCGCTTGTCATCGTGAACATCGAGGTCTTTCGCAAAATGATGCAGAAGTGAGATTTATTCGTGAAGTTTGCCTTCTTCCGGATACTATTAATTCACACAGATATCGATTAAAGCAATCTAAATCAGAATTAGAACCTGGAACCGTATGGCTCCTAGTTACTGCCAAGGGCATTAAAATTTTACCTGACAATGGGTCTATATCGAGTTTCATATGGAGCTCTATCGGTAAACTGAGTTTTGACAGAAAAAAGTTTGAAATACGAACTGAAGATGGAAAGTTTACTTTGTATTCGTCGAGCgaagaaaaatgtaaatatcttTTCGCTTTATGTAAGGAAACACATCAGTTTTCTATGAAAATTTCGCCTAAGTTAAATGATGTTTTAAGGAAAGAAGAAAATGAACGAAAGAATTGCTACGCATATTTAAAGTCTTTTAACTTTCAATACTgccaaaataaaaatgaacaaagAATTTCTCTTATATCCTCTACAAGTTCAAATACTACGTCGGGTATTGTAAGTGACAGAGTACAATCAGAAGATGAGTTAGAAATTATGATTGACTCTCCTCCAGCTCCTTCTACAGAAAGTTTAGCATTAGCCCATTTATTAGACTACTCAAACTCTTATTTTATTCGTCACATTCCTCAAGAAGTACgtactgtaaataaaatgtcatcacCTCTGCAATCGAGTAAAACgaagataaagaaaaataaagatgaTAATGAAATTGTAACTAAAAGAGATATTTCGTTAGATATAGGCAACTGTTCAACAAATTATAGAATTGAATCTGGTGATAGTGAAAAACTAACAGATAGTCCAACCTCTAGCAAAATTAAATGTACTGGTTCACAATGTTCGTCATCGTGTAGCACCGTAATAATGGCACGTGGAGGACTTACTACCCTTAGCAGAGCATCTAATGCTAGCAGCTTAGAACTAGGATACAGTCACACGGCTCAAAACTCAATGATAAGTGATAATAGTGCGGCTGAAATAGACGGTGAATACCCTCAAGATACAGCATCAGCTTTATACGATGGTCTAGGCCAACCGATTACCCTAGCTGCCTCCAGTGAGACCAGTGGAGTGTATACAATGGGTAGTTCGGAGCTAACAGCACCATCTAAAATGTACACTCTTTCTAAAGGAACCAGAACGGAATATAGTGGTTCACATTAcgatagttataaaatatcatcaaaGGAAAATGATTTTGCTGATATCGATAGTGTTTCATCCATATTGAAAAACAAGTCACAGAGAATCAATCAGTCACCAAAAGACTTAAGATTAAATGTCACTTTGGGTAACACTGATTGTGTAGATGGAGTAACACAATATAGCAAGGAACATGaagataaagaaaatttatttcgcGAAAGAACAAATTCTAATGTTAGTACTATGTCATTCCATGGTGATGGAAGTGATCCTACAGATAATAAACATGATTTACTAAGTGCAAGTGAATTGAGCGACTTAATTGTAGGTAGAGGGGTTTATCCCAAAAATCAGTCAGTGAGTGACACTTTTGATTCTGTATCAGATTACGTTAAATTACCTTTGCCCTTTTCCGGTGATAGTTACCTCCAAGGTCACGAAGATACAGCGCCTTCCGATGACAATTATCCTAATGATTCTTTCTTTGACCGACCTCCTACGCCCCCAACAAGAATTGACAGTCGCATAGGACTCAACTTGTCGCTACCAAATATTCTTGACTTAAATGAAAATGAGCCTATTTTACCCAAGTGTCTTACTAAACCACCCCCGCCTTATGAATATAAACATCTTACACTCGCACCACACTCGAATACACCTTTAAAACCTCCACCAGCTTACCCTGGGGCAACTATATCAAATTCTGTAATGCAACCTGGTCAAAAAGAAGAAGTTGCTGCCAGAGTTGTAACTTCCAAACCCATGATTACCATATTAAAAGCTGAAGCTGGGGAGGTTAATGTTTCTGGTGAACGTACATTTGCAAGTCCTATGGTCGTAGAGCATCGCTTTCAAAAATCGAAAAGACATCAAGCTTCCAGTCGTAGGGCAGAACGGTCGAAATTAGCACAAGGTCTTAGCAATAATCTTTCGCCAACAAGAGAAGTAATCCCACACGTAGATTCAAATGTTCTTGTCGCCATGATGAAATTACCACCTCCACCACCGCCACCCCGTCGACCGCGACTTCCACCTCCTCCACCAGTTGCTCGATTACCTCCACCACCACCTCCCCATAACCAAGTTTTTCATCAACAGTTGTATAGTGATGTTGATTATGTTTACTACCCTCTTCAAGACCCATCAATATCGCAACAGAACTATTTAGATCATAAACTGACAGAATCACGATTATCCAATATGcataaaaatagtttacaaTATAGAAGTACGCCATATTTGTCGATATCTTTATCCGCCTCATCAACGTATGGATCAATACAAAATCTTTCCGATTCTTATATTCAAATACCAAGCACTCGAACTAGTTGGCAATCTGTGACTGGTAGAACTTCATTTAGTAACCATTCAGTAAATTTGGAACGGCCTCCAATCCCAACATGTGTAGCAGAACCAACTTTTGCTCGAACAAAATCCCATGATAACATACTTCACATCAAGGATCCGcctcaaataaaaacaagacgAATACCGCCTCCACCACCTCCTCCACCTTATGAACACAAAAAAAAGATTCCTTGTTATTTAAAGGAATCAAAAACCCTCAATGGCAACATTCTCAATAATAATTCTAGTGTAACGAAAGTAAAAACTTCTAATTGTGATCTAGACATAAAAACATTGcgagaaaaaagtaaaaatcttGATTTGCCTTTAATTGCTGCTTTGTGTAATGACCGTTCATTGTTAAAACAAACTAAAGCTTTTGGTGCTACAAAACTGACTAAACATAGTGGTAGTGACTGTGAAAGTGACAGAAAAAGTGCCAAGTGTTCTCAAAACACCACCGACAATATAGATCTTAAAAATAGACCAGAGTTAAACACTAGGAAGGTAATGACAGGATCTCAGAAAAAAATTTTAGGGCGAAATCCTACAGATAAACTCCCAGCACTGCCTGGTTCTGAAACTCACACTCCTAGAGCTTTGTCCAATACATATGTAATGCACCCAAGCAcagttaaattaaagaaaagtcAACCTAGCTCATGA
- the LOC126771262 gene encoding alpha-amylase 3-like, whose translation MNEHPESSNNGNNELETLDYLREVKSSTCLLLPMTPSPTPLDFKHPLSEEMNEGPFLTLSDEQKMEIKNSDETCAGDSSSSADSNSVVQDPVSAQLINNISMLDYQTLSKNGDIIMGQPESCKLNGSLSISNRKLPNFINWNWDIIRKILLWFVLSVLIACLGAIVAMVINIPKTCNPDLPWYQGKVFYEIFPASFKDSNNDGIGDLKGLVKKLDYIKDLGASSLRLNYIFESADYPEHYYNTTSLLAIDRSIGVLKDFQDLITAAHERDMGVILDIPVKSMVESHVSYETNNTFVFSIEPQENNFDPTSAAIAYWSRAQNVDGFYLKDLEKFVDNDNFGKSLQLWKQILGNDKIFIASEAVLEKAKDTSLTILLNRIDLIDVNLDLQNGIGGLKDHINRVVSGILWDKPHHPWVHWNIGNINSERISTKHQNNTLALTALELVLPGTVSIFYGDEIGFGGLSEKEIEGDFHEHTHVHNLVPMTFSNDNKSENSASIQPWNSKSDLEPRFYYLNVIKNLIELRLNTPTIYLREIYKDGEVLKNMEVRNTEENLVVIERWYPRRNTCVFVGNLGNQPITTDLSTMFYGGTVVAGTNSTLIGQILYFDKITFPPNSAIIFKLEK comes from the exons ATGAACGAACATCCTGAGAGCAGTAATAATGGTAATAACGAACTTGAGACCTTGGATTATCTTCGTGAAGTTAAGTCTTCTACATGCCTATTACTGCCGATGACCCCTAGTCCTACTCCATTAGACTTTAAACATCCCTTGTCAGAAGAAATGAATGAAGGTCCTTTTTTAACGTTAAGTGATGAacaaaaaatggaaattaaaaattcag atGAAACATGTGCTGGGGATTCCAGTTCTTCAGCAGATTCAAATTCAGTTGTTCAAGATCCTGTCAGTGCacaacttattaataatattagtatgttaGATTATCAAACTCTTAGTAAAAATGGTGACATTATTATGGGAcag CCTGAAAGTTGCAAACTTAATGGGAGTCTTAGTATCAGCAATAGGAAATTACCCAACTTTATCAACTGGAACTGggatattattagaaaaatttTGCTCTGGTTTGTTCTCTCAGTACTCATTGCTTGCTTAGGAGCTATTGTGGCAATGGTCATTAATATACCCAAAACCTGCAACCCGGATCTACCCTGGTACCAAGGGAAAGTATTCTATGAAATTTTCCCAGCTAGTTTTAAAGATTCAAATAATGATGGTATTGGAGATTTAAAAGGCCTTGTAAAGAAGttagattatataaaagatttggGTGCTTCATCTCTCCGTCTCAACTATATATTTGAATCTGCGGATTATCCGGAACACTATTACAATACAACTTCACTATTGGCTATTGATAGAAGTATAGGAGTATTAAAAGATTTTCAAGATCTAATAACAGCTGCTCATGAAAGAGACATGGGGGTGATATTAGATATCCCAGTAAAAAGTATGGTTGAATCTCATGTTTCTTATGAAACAAACAACACTTTTGTTTTTTCAATAGAACCTCAGGAAAATAATTTTGATCCAACATCTGCAGCAATAGCTTATTGGTCAAGGGCACAAAATGTGGATGGATTTTATTTGAAAGATCTGGAAAAATTTGttgataatgataattttgGGAAGTCTCTTCAGCTTTGGAAACAAATTTTAGGAAACGATAAAATTTTTATAGCAAGTGAGGCTGTATTGGAAAAAGCTAAAGATACAAGTCTTACAATCTTGCTTAATAGGATTGATTTAATTGATGTAAATTTGGACTTGCAAAATGGTATAGGTGGCTTAAAAGATCATATTAATCGTGTAGTATCTGGTATTCTTTGGGATAAACCCCATCACCCATGGGTGCATTGGAATATTGGTAATATAAACAGCGAAAGAATTTCCACTAAACATCAAAATAATACTCTCGCATTAACAGCCCTTGAATTAGTATTACCAGGTACTGTTAGTATATTTTATGGAGATGAAATAGGTTTTGGGGGCTTATCTGAAAAAGAAATAGAAGGTGATTTCCATGAGCATACACATGTACACAATTTAGTGCCAATGACATTTTCAAATGATAATAAGAGTGAAAATAGTGCTTCCATACAGCCCTGGAATTCTAAATCAGATTTGGAGCCaagattttattacttaaatgtcATCAAAAATCTAATAGAATTAAGATTGAACACTCCTACTATATACTTAAGGGAAATCTATAAGGATGgtgaagttttaaaaaatatggaaGTTCGAAATACTGAAGAGAATCTTGTTGTTATTGAACGATGGTATCCACGTAGAAACACATGTGTTTTTGTAGGTAATCTAGGCAACCAGCCAATAACAACTGATTTATCAACAATGTTTTATGGAGGAACAGTTGTTGCAGGTACAAATTCTACCTTAATTGGTCAAATCTTGTATTTCGATAAAATAACGTTTCCTCCAAACTCAGCCATTAtctttaaattagaaaaataa